A window from Nycticebus coucang isolate mNycCou1 chromosome X, mNycCou1.pri, whole genome shotgun sequence encodes these proteins:
- the TASL gene encoding TLR adapter interacting with SLC15A4 on the lysosome — MLSEGYLSGLAYWNDIHWSCASYNEQVAGKREEETNSVAALSYSSVDETQVRSLYMSCESSGKFISSVHSRESQHSTRQRVTVLQTNPNPVFESPNLATVETCRDPSRETYLVPPSCKSICKNYNDLHIAGGQVMAINSVTTDFPSESSFECGPLLKSSEIPLPMEDSISTQPSDFPQKPIQRYSSYWRITSIKEKSSLQMQKPISNAVLNEYLEQKVVELYKQYIMDAMFHDSSPTQILASELIMTSVDQISLQVSREKNLETSKAKDIVISHLLQLASTEISTPSLHISQYSNVNP; from the coding sequence ATGCTGTCAGAAGGTTATCTCAGTGGACTTGCCTACTGGAATGACATTCACTGGAGCTGTGCATCATATAATGAGCAGGTGGctgggaaaagggaagaggagacaaATTCTGTTGCTGCTCTTTCCTATTCCTCAGTGGATGAAACCCAAGTCAGAAGTCTCTACATGAGTTGCGAATCATCTGGCAAGTTTATTTCTTCAGTGCATTCAAGAGAGAGCCAACACAGCACACGTCAAAGAGTCACAGTGCTGCAGACAAACCCCAATCCTGTGTTTGAAAGCCCAAACTTGGCCACAGTTGAAACATGTAGAGACCCCAGCAGAGAAACTTACTTGGTTCCACCTTCTTGCAAAAGTATTTGCAAGAATTACAATGACCTACATATTGCTGGGGGCCAGGTGATGGCCATTAATTCAGTGACTACAGATTTTCCCTCCGAGAGCAGTTTTGAATGTGGCCCTTTGCTGAAGTCATCGGAGATCCCTTTGCCTATGGAGGATTCCATTTCCACTCAGCCCAGTGACTTTCCCCAAAAACCTATCCAGCGGTACTCATCCTACTGGAGAATAACCAGCATCAAAGAGAAAAGCAGCCTGCAAATGCAGAAGCCTATTTCAAATGCAGTGTTGAATGAGTATCTGGAGCAGAAGGTTGTAGAGTTATATAAACAGTACATTATGGACGCCATGTTTCATGACAGTTCTCCTACCCAGATTCTGGCATCTGAACTCATCATGACAAGTGTGGACCAAATCAGTCTTCAAGTGTCTAGAGAGAAGAACCTGGAAACTTCAAAAGCCAAGGATATAGTCATTAGCCACCTATTACAGTTGGCGTCAACTGAAATCAGCACCCCTAGTCTCCATATTTCTCAGTATAGCAATGTAAATCCATAG